The Bernardetia litoralis DSM 6794 genome includes a window with the following:
- a CDS encoding anthranilate synthase component I family protein, translated as MPNFLKKSLQWAQTFKTFIYLNPNEIPYPHEPFLHVLAVGEQRKICSNNDAKLEEKTSFDKLYNFWNKKKSYLFGYFNYDLKNELEDLSSNNSDNLGFPEFYFFEPQYILFFDVKGNFLSDKTKKENDFDFFDKIISEIEKTEVESNKSIYNFQPLPLSPSPQPFSVSPPMTNKPKINARFTEEEYLKTVEIIQNHIIEGDVYELNLCIEFFIEKLELNPLEAYQELCKISKMPFSSFLKITVNTSEKYAICASPERFLKKIGNKLISQPIKGTVKRGQTEAEDKENKHYLRTSEKEQAENMMIVDLVRNDLARTAEIGSTHVSEMFGIYTFQQVHQMISTVEATLHKDKNWSEAIKNAFPMGSMTGAPKIKATELIEKYEKTKRGLYSGSIGYISPNADFDFNVVIRTLFYDALSKYASFQVGGAITYDSDPQSEWEECLLKAKAIRSLFE; from the coding sequence ATGCCAAACTTCCTAAAAAAATCCCTTCAATGGGCGCAAACTTTCAAAACCTTTATTTATCTCAATCCAAATGAGATACCTTATCCTCATGAACCTTTTTTGCACGTTTTGGCTGTTGGAGAGCAACGGAAAATTTGTAGTAATAATGATGCAAAACTAGAAGAAAAAACGAGTTTTGATAAACTTTATAATTTTTGGAATAAAAAAAAATCATATCTTTTTGGGTATTTTAATTATGATTTAAAAAATGAATTGGAAGATTTATCTAGTAATAACAGTGATAATTTAGGCTTTCCAGAATTTTATTTTTTCGAACCTCAATATATTTTATTTTTTGATGTAAAAGGAAATTTTTTGAGTGATAAAACAAAAAAAGAAAATGATTTTGATTTTTTTGATAAAATAATTTCAGAAATAGAAAAAACAGAAGTAGAAAGCAATAAATCAATTTATAATTTTCAGCCGTTGCCATTGTCCCCAAGCCCCCAGCCATTTTCGGTGTCCCCACCAATGACAAATAAACCAAAAATAAACGCTCGTTTTACAGAAGAAGAATATTTAAAAACTGTTGAAATAATTCAAAATCATATTATTGAAGGCGATGTTTATGAACTCAATCTTTGTATAGAATTTTTTATTGAAAAATTGGAATTAAATCCATTAGAAGCCTATCAAGAATTATGTAAAATCTCAAAAATGCCTTTTTCTTCTTTTCTAAAAATTACAGTGAATACTTCTGAAAAATATGCAATTTGTGCTTCTCCAGAGCGATTTTTGAAAAAAATAGGAAACAAGCTCATTTCTCAACCCATAAAAGGAACTGTAAAAAGAGGACAAACAGAAGCCGAAGACAAAGAAAACAAACATTATTTAAGAACAAGCGAAAAAGAGCAAGCCGAAAATATGATGATTGTAGATTTGGTTAGAAATGATTTGGCGAGAACGGCAGAAATAGGAAGTACACACGTAAGCGAAATGTTTGGAATTTATACTTTTCAACAGGTTCATCAAATGATTTCTACGGTAGAAGCTACTTTACACAAAGATAAAAACTGGTCAGAAGCCATAAAAAATGCTTTTCCAATGGGAAGTATGACAGGCGCACCAAAAATAAAAGCAACAGAATTGATAGAAAAGTACGAAAAAACAAAGCGTGGTTTGTATTCGGGTTCGATTGGATATATTTCTCCAAATGCCGATTTTGATTTTAATGTAGTAATTAGAACACTTTTTTATGATGCGCTTTCAAAATATGCCTCTTTTCAAGTTGGTGGAGCAATTACTTACGATTCTGACCCACAAAGTGAATGGGAAGAATGTTTGTTGAAGGCAAAGGCTATTCGGAGTTTGTTTGAATAA
- a CDS encoding tetratricopeptide repeat protein yields the protein MCINRIINKFVFVFCITSFFVYPFLASASLWDNETSKLNTVPYQTVMQVLVGNHLKHSQNYHFWRISMYEEAWNKNPDSLILYDAMAVSYHLTGRTDDAIRLMIAKERKKAGEYSTYANLVTFYIADRELYKARFYAQKLLKKFSPLALRDKYQVYWIDYLIECAAKKGATKKLRRKITLPVQGDFTAQDLTKSLEIHKIHNFYTFLAKKFQSKKNKNPNLTEKQLDEAIFAMLQLLRFSHSENILVIEAIGDLFLGKTVLPILEEGKVTYTKEQLENQKGAAQEAAFAYLRAAQIISKYSPKAEKSYTFLANSVLLNHQNYLKKENRYTTEDILIFLAQKIQETESYLNPIFEQEKKWIEEGAKLDEEFALNYLPDLENYSDSTFFIKTDTTASQFIYIINNKIPDYLVVDSLQKSIYLAAFLAEEEARKNNENIIIVSRIDTKTSIIVGITALISLSLAIVLFVRFRKK from the coding sequence ATGTGTATCAATAGAATAATTAATAAATTTGTTTTTGTTTTTTGTATAACTTCCTTTTTCGTTTATCCTTTTTTGGCTTCAGCTTCTCTTTGGGATAATGAAACAAGCAAATTAAATACTGTTCCTTACCAAACTGTCATGCAGGTTTTGGTAGGCAATCATTTAAAACATTCACAAAATTACCATTTTTGGCGAATATCTATGTATGAAGAGGCTTGGAATAAAAATCCAGATTCTTTGATACTTTATGATGCAATGGCTGTTTCTTATCATTTGACAGGCAGAACAGATGATGCAATTCGTTTAATGATTGCAAAGGAACGAAAAAAAGCAGGAGAATATAGCACTTATGCAAATTTAGTTACTTTTTATATTGCAGACAGAGAACTCTATAAAGCTCGTTTTTATGCCCAAAAATTACTCAAAAAATTTAGTCCTCTTGCTTTGAGAGATAAATATCAAGTTTATTGGATTGATTATTTGATTGAATGTGCAGCTAAAAAAGGAGCTACAAAAAAATTAAGACGCAAAATTACTCTACCTGTACAAGGAGATTTTACAGCTCAAGATTTAACTAAAAGCCTAGAAATTCATAAAATTCATAATTTTTATACCTTTTTGGCTAAAAAATTTCAATCAAAAAAAAATAAAAATCCTAACCTAACAGAAAAACAACTTGATGAAGCCATTTTTGCAATGTTGCAATTACTTCGTTTTTCACATTCTGAAAATATATTGGTTATTGAAGCCATTGGCGATTTATTTTTAGGAAAAACTGTTTTGCCTATTTTGGAAGAAGGAAAAGTAACTTACACCAAAGAACAGTTAGAAAATCAGAAAGGAGCAGCACAAGAAGCAGCTTTTGCCTATCTGAGAGCAGCACAAATTATTTCTAAATATTCTCCAAAAGCTGAAAAGTCATATACTTTTTTGGCTAATTCAGTTTTATTAAATCATCAAAATTATCTCAAAAAAGAAAATAGATATACCACAGAAGATATTTTGATTTTTTTGGCTCAAAAAATACAAGAAACAGAAAGCTACTTAAATCCTATTTTCGAACAAGAAAAAAAATGGATTGAAGAAGGTGCAAAACTAGATGAAGAATTTGCACTTAATTATTTGCCTGACTTAGAAAATTATAGTGATTCTACTTTTTTTATAAAAACAGATACCACAGCTTCTCAATTTATATATATTATCAATAATAAAATCCCTGATTATTTGGTTGTTGATTCATTACAAAAGAGCATTTATTTAGCTGCTTTTCTTGCAGAAGAAGAAGCTAGAAAAAACAATGAAAATATAATAATTGTAAGTAGAATTGATACAAAAACTTCTATTATAGTAGGAATAACAGCTTTAATTTCACTTTCTTTGGCTATTGTTTTGTTTGTGAGGTTTAGGAAGAAATAA
- a CDS encoding flavin monoamine oxidase family protein, producing MENPSSKIPNVNTNKKQIIVVGAGAAGLYAASLLIEQGHEVILLEASNRTGGRVWTKTKRFSYKLEMGAEFVHGKGTLFHKMAKKIDKLHKEGDSFFMWRDELFSQEKIKKLEDAKQYFADYEEFYEGHHLYEGDDISMNIFLEQHDITPTRQPDAYRWYEAFAGALGTNLDNLGMKALAVEAYRWEAGEQNYRMCAGFESILEKWKENVKPFLQLEKPVIMVRAFDEGVEIITKDFQNYRADAVLITVPLTQLKQNKIIFLPELPPKKQEAIDKIGMDNFAIKFFLNFSENFWSKKYNDGQETEYLVGMEAANEYWETVPYIKNPSTFGLTAFIMGDKAKNYTENGFSKGQILEKLIDELDKHFDGNASATILDFDYLDWAKVEYIEGAYSYPSVGSHKLRKHLARPIEDKIFFAGEATHYNGHFATVHGALETAERAVEEIMEIIPKNKF from the coding sequence ATGGAAAATCCTTCTTCAAAAATTCCAAATGTAAATACGAATAAAAAACAAATTATTGTTGTTGGTGCAGGTGCAGCAGGACTTTATGCAGCAAGTTTGTTGATAGAACAAGGACATGAAGTAATTTTATTAGAAGCCTCCAATCGAACAGGTGGAAGAGTTTGGACAAAAACAAAACGATTTTCCTACAAATTAGAAATGGGAGCTGAATTTGTCCATGGAAAAGGTACGCTGTTTCATAAAATGGCAAAAAAAATAGACAAATTACACAAAGAAGGTGATTCTTTTTTTATGTGGAGAGATGAATTATTTTCACAAGAAAAAATCAAGAAGTTGGAAGATGCAAAACAATATTTTGCAGATTATGAAGAATTTTATGAAGGTCATCATTTGTATGAAGGAGATGATATTTCAATGAATATTTTTTTAGAACAGCACGATATTACGCCTACTCGTCAGCCTGATGCGTATCGTTGGTATGAAGCTTTTGCTGGTGCGCTGGGAACGAATTTGGATAATTTGGGAATGAAAGCCTTAGCTGTAGAAGCCTACCGATGGGAAGCAGGAGAGCAAAATTATAGAATGTGTGCAGGTTTTGAAAGTATTTTGGAAAAATGGAAAGAAAATGTAAAGCCATTTTTGCAGTTAGAAAAACCTGTTATTATGGTTCGTGCTTTTGATGAAGGCGTAGAAATTATTACCAAAGATTTTCAAAATTATAGAGCTGATGCCGTTTTGATAACTGTTCCATTGACACAATTAAAGCAAAATAAAATTATTTTCTTGCCAGAATTGCCACCCAAAAAACAAGAAGCCATTGATAAAATAGGAATGGATAATTTTGCTATTAAATTCTTTCTAAACTTTTCGGAAAATTTTTGGTCAAAAAAATATAATGATGGTCAAGAAACTGAATACTTAGTAGGAATGGAAGCAGCAAATGAATATTGGGAAACTGTTCCTTATATTAAAAATCCCTCTACATTTGGTTTGACTGCCTTTATTATGGGTGATAAAGCCAAAAACTATACAGAAAATGGATTTTCAAAAGGACAAATTTTAGAAAAACTAATTGATGAGTTAGACAAACATTTTGATGGAAATGCTTCTGCTACTATTTTAGATTTTGATTATTTGGATTGGGCAAAAGTAGAATATATTGAAGGCGCATATTCGTATCCATCGGTAGGTTCTCACAAACTCAGAAAGCATTTGGCTCGCCCAATTGAAGATAAAATTTTCTTTGCTGGAGAGGCTACACACTACAATGGACATTTTGCAACTGTTCATGGCGCACTTGAAACAGCAGAAAGAGCCGTTGAAGAAATCATGGAAATTATTCCAAAAAATAAGTTCTAA
- a CDS encoding lysylphosphatidylglycerol synthase transmembrane domain-containing protein, with product MNSITKKILQVGISLLAGIILFYLLYRNIDTQEMIETLSKADYKFVFLSMALGCLAHWSRGVRWTIALQPLGYKVQKRRAFVAVMTGYLMNTAIPRAGEVARCAFLKRTDNVPVETSLGSVIGERALDFLILVSITTFTFLVEWDIIKAFLDKYADFGIYETMFYDNLWLLWIVLVVGILTLGFIYFFRKKIRQNAFVIKIQIFVGGIWKGILSITKLNKKQQFFYVVHTIIIWACYHLMIYVLFFSIDATSNLTVMAGFTAMVMAGVGMVIPIPGGLGSFHFFVAQTLIAYGIETDVSDYFALFAHTAQTLMIIVIGGISMGLGLYLWGGKSVSSNQLPVTS from the coding sequence ATGAATTCTATTACAAAAAAAATTCTTCAAGTTGGTATTTCGCTGCTTGCAGGAATTATACTTTTTTACCTTTTGTATCGAAATATAGACACACAAGAGATGATAGAAACTCTATCAAAAGCAGATTATAAATTTGTCTTTTTATCTATGGCATTGGGTTGTTTGGCGCATTGGAGTAGAGGTGTTCGTTGGACGATTGCTCTGCAACCTTTGGGGTATAAAGTCCAAAAAAGAAGAGCTTTTGTCGCAGTTATGACGGGTTATTTGATGAATACAGCAATTCCTCGTGCTGGAGAAGTAGCTCGTTGTGCTTTTTTGAAAAGAACCGATAATGTACCTGTCGAAACTTCTTTGGGTTCTGTTATTGGCGAACGTGCTTTAGATTTTTTGATTTTGGTTTCCATTACTACATTTACTTTCTTGGTAGAATGGGATATTATAAAAGCATTTTTAGATAAATATGCTGATTTTGGAATTTATGAAACTATGTTTTATGATAATCTGTGGTTACTTTGGATTGTGCTTGTTGTAGGAATTTTGACACTAGGATTTATTTATTTTTTTAGAAAAAAAATACGTCAAAATGCTTTTGTAATAAAAATACAAATCTTTGTTGGTGGAATTTGGAAGGGAATTTTGTCTATAACAAAACTCAATAAAAAACAACAATTTTTTTATGTTGTGCATACGATTATTATTTGGGCATGTTATCATTTGATGATTTATGTTCTTTTCTTTTCCATTGATGCAACTTCTAACCTTACTGTAATGGCAGGATTTACGGCAATGGTAATGGCTGGAGTGGGAATGGTTATTCCGATTCCAGGTGGACTTGGGTCTTTTCATTTCTTTGTGGCACAAACTCTAATTGCTTATGGAATAGAAACCGATGTGTCTGATTATTTTGCTCTTTTTGCACACACAGCACAAACACTTATGATTATTGTTATTGGTGGAATTAGTATGGGATTAGGGCTTTATTTGTGGGGAGGCAAGTCAGTTAGCAGTAATCAGTTACCAGTTACCAGTTAA